The following proteins come from a genomic window of Ictalurus furcatus strain D&B chromosome 14, Billie_1.0, whole genome shotgun sequence:
- the slc15a5 gene encoding solute carrier family 15 member 5 yields MVALNVAGLHDDRLLKKISTTCHLSGKVTPRKPRKPRKKVKAIICVLFVELFERFTFLGIVCNMILFCTIKLGYDNYQAATVNLCFVGASILTPVLAGWFAETCLGRKKVFYLCALLHFFGTALLPVVAFPFDDFYMDTHNIIHHLEPQIQHILFYTGLLAAAFGIGGIRAILCPLGVNNLQGYNQKKILSFFNWIYWLVNLNSTVIFLGIAYIQQSVGKNLGFLIPFTSVLLGLIGIHMACSNLILHPKKGSSLLTTVGVFLNALQMCCLRYRHLSGDVSDWLDRAKENNGGCYSETKVENVKILVKLFPLFGLQLLYRACITQIPSGYFLQTMHSNLNLNGIMLPIAAMNVISILPLLILAPLLEFVSTCYQYLKKTPPSPVKLIIIGHACAALSALIAGISEIHRKHYPQMDQTLSGTVLQVSSMPCIHLAPQYILLGVAEAFVTPACSLISFCLTPSNLRGISLQFLTLSYGGGCFLGALMTQFFYLVSGGSFYPNILNNGNMERFFLTLAILMAINTLILWKISHRYTDLSVELHTRVRQSRLAEKLLQYKACFRYYTLEPQHP; encoded by the exons ATGGTAGCCTTGAATGTTGCCGGCCTTCATGATGATCGTCTGCTAAAGAAGATCTCTACCACTTGCCACCTGAGTGGGAAGGTTACCCCACGTAAGCCCCGAAAGCCTCGGAAGAAAGTGAAGGCGATTATctgtgttctttttgtggagttATTTGAGAGGTTCACTTTTCTTGGGATTGTGTGTAATATGATCCTCTTTTGCACCATCAAATTGGGATATGACAATTACCAAGCAGCCACagtaaacctgtgttttgtggGAGCCAGTATACTCACACCTGTTCTCGCTGGATGGTTTGCAGAGACGTGTTTGGGAAGGAAAAAAGTTTTCTACCTTTGTGCTCTACTTCATTTCTTTG GCACAGCACTGCTCCCTGTAGTTGCATTTCCATTTGACGATTTCTACATggacacacacaatattatacaTCACCTTGAGCCGCAGATACAACATATTCTCTTCTACACAGGGCTGCTGGCTGCTGCTTTTGGTATTGGGGGGATACGTGCTATCCTTTGTCCATTGGGAGTCAATAACCTTCAAGGTTATAATCAAAAGAAGATACTATCCTTTTTCAACTG GATCTACTGGTTAGTCAATCTGAATTCTACAGTCATCTTTTTGGGGATTGCCTATATTCAGCAATCTGTTGGCAAAAACCTGGGCTTTCTCATTCCCTTCACTTCCGTTCTCTTGGGTCTCATTGGAATACATATGGCATGCAGCAATCTTATCCTACACCCCAAGAAAG GTAGTTCGTTGCTGACCACAGTGGGTGTGTTTCTAAACGCTTTACAAATGTGCTGTCTCCGTTATCGTCATTTGAGTGGAGATGTGAGTGACTGGCTTGATCGTGCCAAAGAGAACAACGGAGGATGCTACAGTGAGACCAAAGTAGAAAATGTTAAGATTCTGGTTAAGCTTTTTCCACTTTTTGGTCTGCAATTACTCTACCGGGCTTGTATAACCCAG ATTCCATCAGGATACTTTCTCCAGACGATGCATTCAAACCTCAACCTTAATGGTATCATGCTGCCAATAGCAGCTATGAATGTAATCAGTATTTTGCCGCTGCTAATTTTAGCACCGCTACTGGAATTTGTCAGCACCTGTTACCAGTATTTAAAGAAAACACCTCCCTCCCCAGTCAAACTCATAA TAATCGGTCATGCGTGTGCGGCTCTGTCTGCACTAATTGCAGGTATTTCTGAAATTCACAGAAAGCACTATCCTCAGATGGATCAGACCCTCTCAGGAACAGTGCTTCAAGTGTCCTCAATGCCCTGCATTCATCTTGCACCTCAGTACATCTTACTGGGTGTGGCGGAGGCCTTTGTCACACCAGCAT GCTCCcttatctctttctgtctgactcCCAGCAACCTCAGAGGGATCTCCCTACAATTCCTTACTCTCTCCTATGGAGGAGGATGTTTTCTGGGTGCTCTAATGACTCAGTTCTTTTACTTGGTGTCTGGAG gaagcttttatccaaatatatTAAACAATGGCAATATGGAGAGATTTTTTCTTACTTTAGCAATATTGATGGCCATAAACACCCTGATATTGTGGAAAATATCTCACAG GTACACAGATCTGAGTGTTGAATTGCATACAAGAGTGAGACAAAGTCGACTGGCGGAAAAGCTTCTACAGTATAAAGCCTGTTTCAGATATTATACACTGGAACCTCAACATCCATAG
- the tmem17 gene encoding transmembrane protein 17B isoform X1, with product MDLPEPIRRRLGDFSRTVFVNQSQSQLSPEDHITFLNHNTDVVSSLPLQMALFFNMCFFPLWWISEVVMLQLKYPALPDYYKVILITVLILMTLIEAIRLYLGYAGNLQEKVPELAGFWLLSLLLQFPLILFQLFNEAILIQPLERGVHIVLALFILTEAVSGFVALRAMVRHTESRFHLSQFNGIQDHRS from the exons ATGGATCTCCCAGAACCCATAAGAAGGCGTTTGGGAGATTTTTCACGGACTGTTTTCGTGAATCAAAGCCAATCACAACTTTCGCCCGAGGATCATATCACATTTCTCAATCACA ATACAGATGTTGTGTCCAGCCTGCCTCTTCAGATGGCTCTCTTCTTCAACATGTGCTTCTTTCCTCTGTGGTGGATTAGTGAAGTCGTAATGCTGCAACTCAAA tatcctGCACTCCCTGATTACTACAAAGTCATCCTAATTACCGTTCTAATTTTAATGACCCTCATCGAGGCGATCAGGCTCTACCTGGGCTATGCAGGTAATCTGCAAGAAAAG GTCCCTGAACTGGCTGGCTTTTGGCTCCTCAGCCTCCTTCTGCAGTTCCCTTTGATTCTGTTCCAGCTCTTCAATGAAGCTATACTCATTCAGCCGTTGGAAAGAGGAGTTCATATAGTTCTAGCATTGTTCATTTTAACAGAG GCTGTATCTGGTTTTGTTGCACTGCGTGCAATGGTCAGACACACTGAAAGCCGCTTCCACCTAAGCCAGTTTAATGGTATTCAAGACCACAGATCATGA
- the tmem17 gene encoding transmembrane protein 17B isoform X2 — MDLPEPIRRRLGDFSRTVFVNQSQSQLSPEDHITFLNHNTDVVSSLPLQMALFFNMCFFPLWWISEVVMLQLKVPELAGFWLLSLLLQFPLILFQLFNEAILIQPLERGVHIVLALFILTEAVSGFVALRAMVRHTESRFHLSQFNGIQDHRS, encoded by the exons ATGGATCTCCCAGAACCCATAAGAAGGCGTTTGGGAGATTTTTCACGGACTGTTTTCGTGAATCAAAGCCAATCACAACTTTCGCCCGAGGATCATATCACATTTCTCAATCACA ATACAGATGTTGTGTCCAGCCTGCCTCTTCAGATGGCTCTCTTCTTCAACATGTGCTTCTTTCCTCTGTGGTGGATTAGTGAAGTCGTAATGCTGCAACTCAAA GTCCCTGAACTGGCTGGCTTTTGGCTCCTCAGCCTCCTTCTGCAGTTCCCTTTGATTCTGTTCCAGCTCTTCAATGAAGCTATACTCATTCAGCCGTTGGAAAGAGGAGTTCATATAGTTCTAGCATTGTTCATTTTAACAGAG GCTGTATCTGGTTTTGTTGCACTGCGTGCAATGGTCAGACACACTGAAAGCCGCTTCCACCTAAGCCAGTTTAATGGTATTCAAGACCACAGATCATGA